A genomic region of Octopus sinensis linkage group LG2, ASM634580v1, whole genome shotgun sequence contains the following coding sequences:
- the LOC115222763 gene encoding uncharacterized protein LOC115222763 isoform X1, translated as MNASGGVPAMDGAFERFITAAIATIITIMFSWRLLTDVNEYDSTIPIISPPPPRLKHLTEDNRETDDSNDYDNFSDADDEAEIEPATCQFRTFAFAMPASRQHSDHSIPGVTSHSNIPSAAEMSNVRYHSTNRADDCYQTMAIPRTTDIPGGCAEQEISYQPVEPLGLKANNTAVAATGSSSSSSCNNTVTAAASSTDIKVGSTVRSHPIVAKRETGKTVFTLSSASPLQQVVSPPPLEGVHTRPRLPSLQLGGNSPPQNLLASDDSLMTTTPRRSSHTSIEAPTTTPPCLSSSSTSTNVSRSSLTQTSSRGSQVKRPPPPLPPRRPQGSGGGGGDVTHTTINNNNNNYDNISSTTTSIASPNDRNTNATNTHTSTGDQTKKPAAAPILGRRAMANNNKNNVANKNESCQSTSSSNNSSRGSSSSGSSTSGSTSSLVCNREFRNIVDDDDFKQMVPSREMNFFRPRHRYCPPPPSPSNVHYYDIDSDSDSDSEVFYFNGLEPIEEEDSDDLSSDSDRCEEYEVKGSYPPSVIHHDYHDDDNNNFHTFNRSSSGSLGSSYKQPSSFSLTGVPARGNAGLLFSSHPGDAAATTTINNRTASLLSASSSHHHNNNISSSSNSTSISSSPRQHGRSFTTENKNSEAAKICEGSSVDTSFTSPYVSSSDEPTEREEPEEKGKETRPYSVVEECDQPRYEDDDTSRDNNNVTYTHATATVEQAPIICPPKQLFNVLPSSTSSFSLSNTHSTSVLTPPEPPPPPPPTTITITTTATVDNVISTNNIPVQHMYRGNNNGDTISYTSKVCAEEQSGFVTMPPPPPSSDHYQQQQQQQESRASGFGQVDNIDSTSKQTTVRSTEELSNSLKKSSVTARPLSQTIGDLSDTSRDLTTYNENALLTFTTSTNERSQRIKDDSVNPAQTPQKSRERSYSDGDVNPDEETCSSPSESTHGLMLDIRANATTKEETESYGDEFLIMGKNNLQNFQTPSPDVYCSNQSNWPIQLYFDATKSNAAENPPRGFTFSYSEPGETAYKARSYYVENYDNNSNTLNNNNVHHEYDDRRNMSELNENNNLSADDLTFTPPRDYVDNPVRFASDDINVFTASKLDNGPVIITRALSMTEAEPSRQPDNYTSLEQQNRYLSNYKEPESMETTSSRVQHGEGNQPRRTYSEQEAVENVLQYDGLTEKDLYINKYSDYVQSDYVTLVTLEKSYPDILKKGSFIENSQDINSNDYVREESMEDSVFPDVVKKDTYPVSSSHQGTVDHAHVLTFPDVLNKGIVEKTEDVISEDFTVLECKEKRPFPDIVDGQAYHVNEHAGYGQNYSVMQEAAEKTGFPDIVNREEFHLDRHLQETQQGYTMESKLLVHQEPKEDIIKNEIPVDYSSRLDTKEKPSSDSTRNSSYVSHVEMGAVLKPPSLIKNENLVPDTYSLTTSVDPVRKVTVSPESLSSSELGLKTEPAASEELVSSMDSEVEFEVFKSECLAHSEDYSSLLSLEKLDESGNMYPSQHEMSSNKADSENYEGSLSLEEYDELADLVSDQLSPPLTSALHRPLTVNTHIGGSRQVPLVRRKINAVRKRYFGSENNVSDLVEDENSVSNRFARYRKTSLRALKRRDAAKRLSLHNDPEAIHASRIRPSKSLSHISQLYLRSEPVCKYPRPPFHEIHPDCILSPGNADNLEESIQAASIDNLESCLSQYDSFCSLVETDIDTGETTERRFSFDSEAFEIPFSFQQSYFGKSTSLMDLRSEQQQVRRSTGKSRFADRNVPKSKSMQTLETNLDDDDDEDDLLGESSFRRVPSIHELRVSRSLQKLNVPAWYKNSSVSRSGSCILNRDNDSMKSFDWRFNASLTSSPASSIISHQAPVVIKTRVTPSYTRSYSAPLKTPKLVLPPKPANVRLPSDQFRNQEKPKGLMPIPIVPFLKIREMFEKKSQENNSQPTFPAPVSPVSKTPVKNSKPEPPKRITPVKPDSISQSKKSPVSPGFSPALRIDEAIEETNEEEELMEDAVDAVSYSYTSTQPNVTPVKYEIANVSAPGPVTLSTAPPLTNGNSTHVPEGRHVYFNNSPIVETCAEVSNHEVHEQYHTVDQAAPIIRRPVARRPVEADIQQQQQQQLQQQQDEPSAKATLSESKAPSETETTQDDSESKEKSRKVVKVSERVQMYDQASSSKEPEKNKASKEKDWKPKIFSFRDNKVAKSQPKQTPPQPPPPKAKLPVPFFRNRKVKKGTRP; from the coding sequence ATGAATGCGTCAGGCGGAGTCCCAGCTATGGACGGAGCGTTCGAACGGTTTATCACGGCCGCCATCGctaccatcattactatcatgTTTTCTTGGAGACTCTTAACCGATGTCAACGAGTACGACTCCACCATTCCCATCATTTCCCCTCCACCGCCCAGACTGAAGCATCTCACAGAAGACAACCGGGAAACAGATGATAGTAATGATTACGATAACTTTTCAGACGCTGACGACGAAGCTGAAATCGAACCCGCGACCTGCCAATTCAGAACCTTTGCTTTTGCAATGCCAGCGAGCCGCCAACATTCCGATCACAGCATTCCAGGTGTAACCAGTCATTCTAACATTCCGAGTGCAGCAGAGATGAGCAACGTTCGTTATCATTCCACAAACAGAGCTGACGACTGTTATCAAACGATGGCGATACCCAGAACGACAGACATACCTGGCGGATGTGCGGAGCAGGAGATAAGTTATCAACCTGTCGAGCCATTAGGCCTGAAGGCAAATaacacagcagtagcagcaactggtagtagtagtagtagtagttgtaataatacagttactgctgctgcttctagtaCAGACATTAAAGTAGGCAGCACGGTAAGAAGCCACCCTATTGTAGCTAAGAGAGAGACAGGTAAAACTGTTTTTACGTTGAGTTCCGCCTCGCCGCTCCAACAAGTTGTATCACCCCCTCCGCTGGAAGGTGTTCACACCAGACCAAGGCTGCCCTCACTTCAGCTCGGCGGCAATTCTCCTCCGCAAAACCTCCTCGCTTCTGACGACTCGCTAATGACGACCACACCGAGACGTTCGTCTCACACTTCTATCgaagcaccaacaacaacaccaccatgtctttcttcttcttctacatcgaCAAACGTAAGTCGTTCTTCTTTAACTCAAACGTCGAGTCGTGGATCTCAGGTGAAGCGACCACCTCCGCCATTGCCGCCTCGACGACCTCAAGgtagcggcggtggcggtggtgatgttaCACACACcactattaacaacaacaacaataactatgataatatttcttctactactacctCTATTGCTAGTCCAAATGACCGTAATACTAAtgctaccaacacacacacatcgactgGCGATCAAACTAAAAAACCTGCCGCCGCTCCTATATTAGGAAGACGAGCCATGgcgaacaacaataaaaataatgttgcTAACAAAAACGAAAGCTGTCAGTCCACAAGTAgcagcaataatagtagtagaggcagcagcagtagtggtagtagtaccagTGGTAGTACCAGCAGTCTTGTGTGTAACCGTGAGTTTCGAAATATTGTCGACGACGATGACTTCAAACAAATGGTACCCAGCCGTGAAATGAATTTCTTTCGTCCAAGGCATCGATATTGCCCTCCGCCGCCCTCGCCGTCCAATGTCCACTACTACGATATCGATTCCGACTCAGACAGCGACTCCGAAGTTTTCTATTTCAACGGTCTGGAACCGATCGAGGAAGAAGACTCAGACGATCTATCCTCCGACAGCGATCGATGCGAGGAGTACGAAGTGAAAGGAAGCTACCCACCCTCCGTCATTCACCACGactaccacgacgacgacaacaacaattttcACACCTtcaacagaagcagcagcggcAGCCTCGGCAGCAGCTACAAGCAACCCAGTTCGTTTAGTCTTACAGGTGTTCCAGCACGTGGCAATGCAGGTCTGTTATTTTCATCTCACCCTGGtgacgctgctgctactactaccatcaacaATCGAACGGCATCGTTGCTGTCTGCCAGCAGcagtcatcatcataataataatattagtagtagtagcaacagcaccAGCATCAGCAGCTCGCCTCGCCAGCATGGCAGAAGTTTTACGactgaaaacaaaaacagtgaAGCTGCTAAGATTTGCGAGGGAAGTTCTGTGGATACGTCCTTCACGTCCCCTTATGTGTCGAGCAGCGATGAACCGACGGAGAGAGAAGAGCCGGAGGAGAAAGGCAAAGAAACAAGGCCATACAGTGTAGTAGAGGAATGTGACCAACCCAGGTACGAGGATGACGACACGAGTCGAGATAATAACAATGTCACCTACACACACGCTACAGCGACTGTTGAACAGGCACCCATTATATGTCCACCTAAGCAATTGTTTAATGTGCTGCCGTCCTCCACTTCGTCGTTTTCTCTATCAAACACTCATTCAACGTCAGTATTAACGCCGCCagaaccaccaccgccgccgccgccaacaacaataacaataacaacaacagctacagttGATAATGTGATATCTACTAATAACATTCCAGTCCAACATATGTATAGAGGTAATAACAATGGAGATACGATAAGCTATACATCGAAAGTTTGTGCAGAGGAACAGTCGGGTTTTGTTACgatgcctcctcctcctccaagttctgaccactaccaacaacaacaacagcagcaagagtCTCGTGCCAGTGGTTTTGGTCAGGTGGACAATATCGATTCAACAAGCAAACAAACGACAGTTCGGTCGACGGAGGAACTGAGCAACTCGTTGAAGAAATCCTCGGTGACCGCTCGACCCCTCAGCCAGACCATCGGCGATTTAAGTGACACGTCACGTGATTTGACCACTTACAATGAAAATGCACTTTTGACTTTCACAACGTCCACGAACGAACGTTCACAGCGAATCAAGGACGATTCCGTAAACCCTGCACAGACTCCTCAAAAGTCTCGGGAGCGATCTTATTCCGATGGCGATGTCAACCCAGATGAAGAAACCTGCAGCAGTCCATCTGAAAGTACTCATGGTCTTATGCTCGATATCCGAGCTAACGCTACAACGAAAGAGGAAACCGAGTCGTATGGAGATGAATTCCTAATCATGGGGAAAAATAATCTACAGAATTTCCAGACTCCTTCACCGGATGTATACTGTTCCAACCAATCCAACTGGCCCATCCAGCTCTACTTTGATGCTACCAAATCCAATGCTGCCGAGAATCCACCTCGTGGTTTTACGTTTTCCTACTCGGAGCCGGGCGAAACGGCCTACAAAGCTCGTAGTTATTACGTCGAGAactacgacaacaacagcaacactttgAACAACAACAATGTTCACCATGAATATGATGACCGTCGGAATATGTCAGAgcttaatgagaataataatttaTCTGCAGATGATCTAACGTTTACTCCACCAAGGGACTATGTCGATAACCCAGTGAGATTTGCTTCTGATGATATTAATGTCTTTACAGCTAGCAAGCTTGACAATGGCCCAGTGATAATTACAAGGGCCTTGTCGATGACGGAGGCTGAACCAAGTAGACAACCTGACAACTACACCAGTCTTGAACAGCAAAACAGATATCTGTCAAATTATAAGGAACCAGAGAGTATGGAAACTACATCATCTCGAGTACAGCATGGAGAAGGGAACCAACCACGAAGGACTTACAGCGAACAGGAAGCCGTGGAGAATGTTTTACAGTACGATGGATTAACCGAGAAGGATTTATATATTAACAAGTATTCGGATTACGTTCAGAGTGATTACGTTACCCTTGTTACTTTGGAAAAATCATACCCTGACATTTTAAAAAAAGGGAGTTTCATTGAAAATAGCCAGGATATAAATTCCAATGATTACGTTAGGGAGGAGAGTATGGAAGACAGTGTGTTTCCTGACGTGGTAAAAAAAGATACATACCCCGTCAGCTCCTCACATCAGGGTACTGTCGATCATGCACATGTATTGACTTTTCCTGATGTGTTAAACAAAGGAATCGTTGAAAAAACAGAGGATGTGATTTCTGAGGATTTTACCGTATTAGAGTGTAAAGAGAAACGACCATTTCCTGATATTGTTGATGGACAAGCTTACCATGTTAATGAGCACGCAGGTTATGGTCAGAATTATTCTGTAATGCAGGAAGCGGCAGAAAAAACAGGTTTTCCTGATATAGTAAATAGAGAAGAATTCCATTTGGACAGACATTTACAAGAGACTCAGCAGGGTTACACAATGGAAAGTAAATTACTTGTTCATCAAGAACCAAAGgaagatataattaaaaatgaaattcctGTTGACTATAGCAGTCGATTGGATACAAAAGAGAAACCTAGTTCTGATTCAACGAGAAATTCTTCATACGTATCACACGTAGAAATGGGGGCTGTTTTGAAACCCCCATCTTTGATAAAAAATGAGAATCTGGTTCCTGATACATATTCTTTAACTACAAGTGTTGATCCTGTAAGAAAGGTAACTGTATCACCTGAAAGTCTGTCCAGTTCTGAATTAGGATTAAAAACTGAACCAGCAGCCAGTGAAGAACTTGTTTCTAGTATGGACTCTGAAGTAGAATTTGAAGTGTTCAAAAGCGAATGTTTAGCCCATTCCGAGGATTATAGCAGTTTATTATCCCTTGAAAAGTTGGATGAGTCAGGTAACATGTACCCCAGTCAACACGAGATGTCTTCAAATAAAGCTGACAGTGAGAATTATGAGGGCAGCCTGTCTCTCGAAGAATACGACGAACTTGCAGACCTCGTTAGTGACCAGCTTAGTCCACCTCTAACATCAGCCCTTCACAGACCATTGACAGTTAACACACACATAGGTGGCAGTCGTCAAGTTCCTTTAGTCCGACGGAAAATTAATGCTGTGCGGAAACGATATTTTGGCAGCGAAAACAACGTCTCCGATTTGGTTGAGGATGAAAATTCTGTGAGCAACCGATTTGCTCGATATCGCAAAACTTCTCTGAGGGCCTTGAAACGACGAGATGCTGCTAAGCGTCTCTCTTTACACAATGACCCGGAGGCAATACACGCTTCAAGGATTAGGCCAAGCAAAAGTCTGAGCCACATCAGTCAACTCTATTTACGCAGTGAACCTGTATGTAAGTACCCCCGTCCACCTTTCCATGAAATACACCCAGACTGTATATTGTCACCTGGCAATGCGGATAACCTTGAAGAATCTATTCAAGCTGCATCCATTGATAATCTCGAGTCCTGTTTGTCCCAATACGATTCCTTTTGTTCTTTGGTGGAGACGGACATAGACACAGGGGAAACAACTGAGAGACGGTTCAGTTTTGATAGTGAAGCTTTTGAAATTCCTTTCTCTTTTCAGCAATCCTATTTCGGCAAGTCAACGAGTCTAATGGATCTACGCTCAGAACAGCAACAGGTAAGGCGGTCGACCGGCAAAAGCCGGTTTGCTGACCGAAATGTACCAAAATCAAAGAGCATGCAGACACTTGAAACAAatcttgacgatgatgatgatgaagatgacctTCTAGGTGAGTCAAGTTTTAGGCGAGTACCGTCCATTCATGAGCTGAGAGTGTCACGTTCTTTACAAAAATTAAATGTTCCGGCTTGGTACAAGAATTCAAGTGTGTCTCGCAGTGGTAGTTGCATTCTAAACAGAGACAATGACTCCATGAAATCCTTTGATTGGAGATTCAACGCAAGTCTTACTTCATCTCCAGCCAGCAGCATCATTAGCCACCAAGCACCCGTTGTCATAAAAACACGTGTCACACCCAGCTATACTCGTTCATATTCTGCACCTCTGAAGACCCCTAAATTAGTGCTGCCTCCAAAGCCGGCTAATGTTCGACTACCAAGCGATCAATTCAGAAACCAAGAAAAGCCAAAAGGTTTGATGCCAATTCCAATAGTGCCCTTCTTAAAGATCCGGGAAATGTTTGAGAAGAAGAGTCAAGAGAACAACTCCCAACCGACTTTTCCCGCTCCAGTCAGTCCCGTTTCTAAAACTCCTGTGAAAAATTCAAAACCAGAACCACCAAAACGGATAACTCCAGTGAAACCCGATTCAATATCGCAAAGTAAAAAGTCTCCTGTCTCACCTGGATTTTCTCCGGCTCTACGGATCGACGAAGCTATTGAAGAAacgaatgaagaagaagaactcATGGAAGACGCTGTAGATGCTGTCAGTTATAGTTATACCTCGACACAACCTAATGTAACACCTGTCAAATATGAAATTGCAAACGTCAGTGCTCCCGGACCTGTAACGCTTTCTACTGCTCCACCATTGACTAACGGTAATTCAACACATGTTCCAGAAGGCCGTCATGTATACTTCAATAACAGCCCTATAGTTGAGACCTGTGCGGAAGTGTCGAATCATGAAGTCCACGAACAGTACCATACTGTTGACCAGGCAGCACCAATCATCCGTCGACCTGTAGCCCGACGACCAGTTGAAGCAGAcatacaacagcagcaacaacaacaactacaacagcaacaggaTGAGCCATCAGCTAAAGCAACACTGTCAGAATCCAAAGCGCCATCTGAGACCGAGACGACGCAAGACGATTCGGAGAGTAAAGAGAAAAGCCGAAAGGTTGTGAAAGTATCCGAACGAGTTCAAATGTACGACCAGGCATCATCGAGCAAGGAGCCAGAGAAAAATAAGGCAAGCAAAGAAAAAGATTGGAAACCGAAAATATTCAGTTTCCGGGATAATAAAGTTGCTAAGAGCCAACCCAAGCAAACACCCCCACAACCACCGCCTCCAAAAGCCAAGCTCCCAGTGCCGTTCTTCCGAAACAGAAAAG